From the genome of Antennarius striatus isolate MH-2024 chromosome 19, ASM4005453v1, whole genome shotgun sequence, one region includes:
- the fntb gene encoding protein farnesyltransferase subunit beta has protein sequence MDGLPTALRCFRENHAAEMFVDDGMESVTSVEQKKVEHSIEEVISVYKQIHSLPQPTLLREQHYQYLKKGLRHLSDAYECLDASRPWLCFWILHSLELLEEPIPAAIASDVCQFLAHCQSPTGGFAGGPGQHAHLAPTYAAVNALCIIGTEEAYNVINREKLLDFLWSVKQPDGSFVMHIGGEVDVRSAYCAAAVASLTNIITPKLFQDTTNWILSCQNWEGGLSGVPGLEAHGGYTFCGTAALVILGKEHMLDVKALLRWVVSRQMRFEGGFQGRCNKLVDGCYSFWQAGLLPLLHRALFKEGESELSRQRWMFEQQALQEYILLCCQNPTGGLVDKPGKSRDFYHTCYCLSGLSIAQHFGNMGLHDEMILGREENRLAPTHPIYNICPEKVAQALQFFLQLPVPEEKEQPGSSADSPSAAAAATLESADCQS, from the exons ATGGACGGACTACCGACGGCTTTGCGATGCTTCAGGGAGAATCACGCCGCCGAAATGTTCGTGGATGACGGGATGGAGTCGGTGACTTCCGTGGAGCAG AAAAAAGTGGAGCACAGCATTGAGGAGGTCATCAGTGTTTACAAGCAAATACACAGTTTACCACA GCCAACGTTGCTGCGGGAACAGCATTATCAATATCTCAAGAAGGGCTTACGTCACCTATCAGACGCTTACGAG TGTCTGGATGCCAGCAGACCGTGGCTTTGCTTCTGGATTCTTCACAGTCTGGAGTTACTAGAGGAGCCTATTCCTGCTGCCATCGCCTCGGA TGTGTGTCAGTTTCTGGCCCACTGTCAGAGCCCCACGGGTGGTTTTGCTGGAGGTCCGGGGCAACACGCCCACCTGGCACCGACCTACGCCGCCGTCAACGCCCTGTGTATCATCGGCACAGAGGAGGCCTACAACGTTATAAACAG ggAGAAGCTGCTAGACTTCCTCTGGTCAGTGAAGCAGCCAGACGGCTCCTTTGTGATGCACATCGGAGGGGAGGTGGACGTCAG GAGTGCATATTGTGCAGCTGCTGTAGCGTCCCTCACAAACATTATCACGCCCAAACTGTTCCAGGACACGACTAACTGGATCCTCAG CTGTCAGAACTGGGAGGGGGGCCTGAGCGGCGTGCCGGGTTTGGAGGCTCACGGCGGCTACACCTTCTGTGGTACCGCCGCCCTCGTCATCCTGGGCAAAGAACACATGTTGGATGTCAAAGCCTTGCTG cGGTGGGTGGTCAGCAGGCAGATGCGGTTCGAAGGAGGCTTCCAGGGCCGCTGTAACAAACTGGTGGATGGCTGCTACTCCTTCTGGCAGGCTGGACTCCTGCCTCTACTCCACAGAGCCTTATTCAAAGAAG GAGAGTCGGAGCTGAGTCGGCAGCGCTGGATGTTCGAGCAGCAGGCCTTGCAGGAGTACATCCTCCTGTGCTGTCAGAACCCAACAGGGGGCCTCGTGGATAAGCCTGGCAA GTCCAGAgatttctaccacacatgttacTGCCTGAGCGGACTGTCCATAgcgcagcactttggaaacatGGGCCTCCACGACGAGATGATCCTCGGCAGGGAGGAGAACAGATTG GCTCCAACTCATCCCATTTACAACATTTGTCCAGAGAAGGTGGCTCAGGCCCTGCAGTTCTTTCTCCAGCTGCCCGTCCCTGAAGAAAAAGAGCAACCAGGATCCTCCGCCGACAGTccatcggccgccgccgccgccacatTGGAATCAGCTGACTGTCAGTCCTAG
- the max gene encoding protein max isoform X5 gives MGEILSRADKRAHHNALERKRRDHIKDSFHSLRDSVPALQGEKVGKAQPDRSSGTQMTHQSTKQASRAQILDKATEYIQYMRRKNHTHQQDIDDLKRQNALLEQQVRALEKVKGSTQLQANYSSSDSSLYTNPKGSAVSAFDGGSDSSSESEAEEPPNRKKLRVEAT, from the exons ATGGGTGAAATTTTAAGCCGG GCAGACAAACGGGCACACCACAATGCGCTGGAGCGCAAGCGTAGGGACCACATCAAAGACAGCTTTCACAGCCTCCGGGACTCGGTACCTGCCCTTCAGGGAGAAAAGGTTGGTAAAGCTCAGCCTGACAGGTCCTCAGGCACACAAATGACTCAT CAGTCTACCAAACAGGCGTCTCGAGCTCAAATCCTAGACAAAGCCACAGAGTACATCCAGTACATGAGGCGAAAAAACCACACGCACCAGCAGGACATCGACGACCTGAAGAGGCAGAACGCTCTGCTGGAGCAGCAAG TTCGCGCTCTGGAGAAGGTGAAGGGCTCCACCCAGCTCCAGGCCAACTACTCGTCCTCCGACAGCAGCTTGTACACCAACCCCAAAGGCAGCGCCGTGTCGGCGTTCGACGGGGGCTCCGACTCCAGCTCCGAGTCAGAGGCCGAGGAGCCCCCCAACAGGAAGAAGCTGCGCGTGGAGGCCACCTAG
- the max gene encoding protein max isoform X1 translates to MSDNDDIEVDSDEDSPRYHSVADKRAHHNALERKRRDHIKDSFHSLRDSVPALQGEKVGKAQPDRSSGTQMTHQSTKQASRAQILDKATEYIQYMRRKNHTHQQDIDDLKRQNALLEQQVRALEKVKGSTQLQANYSSSDSSLYTNPKGSAVSAFDGGSDSSSESEAEEPPNRKKLRVEAT, encoded by the exons ATGAGCGATAACGATGATATCGAAGTCGACAGTGAC GAAGACTCGCCGAGATATCACTCTGTG GCAGACAAACGGGCACACCACAATGCGCTGGAGCGCAAGCGTAGGGACCACATCAAAGACAGCTTTCACAGCCTCCGGGACTCGGTACCTGCCCTTCAGGGAGAAAAGGTTGGTAAAGCTCAGCCTGACAGGTCCTCAGGCACACAAATGACTCAT CAGTCTACCAAACAGGCGTCTCGAGCTCAAATCCTAGACAAAGCCACAGAGTACATCCAGTACATGAGGCGAAAAAACCACACGCACCAGCAGGACATCGACGACCTGAAGAGGCAGAACGCTCTGCTGGAGCAGCAAG TTCGCGCTCTGGAGAAGGTGAAGGGCTCCACCCAGCTCCAGGCCAACTACTCGTCCTCCGACAGCAGCTTGTACACCAACCCCAAAGGCAGCGCCGTGTCGGCGTTCGACGGGGGCTCCGACTCCAGCTCCGAGTCAGAGGCCGAGGAGCCCCCCAACAGGAAGAAGCTGCGCGTGGAGGCCACCTAG
- the max gene encoding protein max isoform X12: protein MSDNDDIEVDSDADKRAHHNALERKRRDHIKDSFHSLRDSVPALQGEKASRAQILDKATEYIQYMRRKNHTHQQDIDDLKRQNALLEQQVRALEKVKGSTQLQANYSSSDSSLYTNPKGSAVSAFDGGSDSSSESEAEEPPNRKKLRVEAT from the exons ATGAGCGATAACGATGATATCGAAGTCGACAGTGAC GCAGACAAACGGGCACACCACAATGCGCTGGAGCGCAAGCGTAGGGACCACATCAAAGACAGCTTTCACAGCCTCCGGGACTCGGTACCTGCCCTTCAGGGAGAAAAG GCGTCTCGAGCTCAAATCCTAGACAAAGCCACAGAGTACATCCAGTACATGAGGCGAAAAAACCACACGCACCAGCAGGACATCGACGACCTGAAGAGGCAGAACGCTCTGCTGGAGCAGCAAG TTCGCGCTCTGGAGAAGGTGAAGGGCTCCACCCAGCTCCAGGCCAACTACTCGTCCTCCGACAGCAGCTTGTACACCAACCCCAAAGGCAGCGCCGTGTCGGCGTTCGACGGGGGCTCCGACTCCAGCTCCGAGTCAGAGGCCGAGGAGCCCCCCAACAGGAAGAAGCTGCGCGTGGAGGCCACCTAG
- the max gene encoding protein max isoform X10 has product MSDNDDIEVDSDADKRAHHNALERKRRDHIKDSFHSLRDSVPALQGEKSTKQASRAQILDKATEYIQYMRRKNHTHQQDIDDLKRQNALLEQQVRALEKVKGSTQLQANYSSSDSSLYTNPKGSAVSAFDGGSDSSSESEAEEPPNRKKLRVEAT; this is encoded by the exons ATGAGCGATAACGATGATATCGAAGTCGACAGTGAC GCAGACAAACGGGCACACCACAATGCGCTGGAGCGCAAGCGTAGGGACCACATCAAAGACAGCTTTCACAGCCTCCGGGACTCGGTACCTGCCCTTCAGGGAGAAAAG TCTACCAAACAGGCGTCTCGAGCTCAAATCCTAGACAAAGCCACAGAGTACATCCAGTACATGAGGCGAAAAAACCACACGCACCAGCAGGACATCGACGACCTGAAGAGGCAGAACGCTCTGCTGGAGCAGCAAG TTCGCGCTCTGGAGAAGGTGAAGGGCTCCACCCAGCTCCAGGCCAACTACTCGTCCTCCGACAGCAGCTTGTACACCAACCCCAAAGGCAGCGCCGTGTCGGCGTTCGACGGGGGCTCCGACTCCAGCTCCGAGTCAGAGGCCGAGGAGCCCCCCAACAGGAAGAAGCTGCGCGTGGAGGCCACCTAG
- the max gene encoding protein max isoform X9, whose amino-acid sequence MSDNDDIEVDSDADKRAHHNALERKRRDHIKDSFHSLRDSVPALQGEKQSTKQASRAQILDKATEYIQYMRRKNHTHQQDIDDLKRQNALLEQQVRALEKVKGSTQLQANYSSSDSSLYTNPKGSAVSAFDGGSDSSSESEAEEPPNRKKLRVEAT is encoded by the exons ATGAGCGATAACGATGATATCGAAGTCGACAGTGAC GCAGACAAACGGGCACACCACAATGCGCTGGAGCGCAAGCGTAGGGACCACATCAAAGACAGCTTTCACAGCCTCCGGGACTCGGTACCTGCCCTTCAGGGAGAAAAG CAGTCTACCAAACAGGCGTCTCGAGCTCAAATCCTAGACAAAGCCACAGAGTACATCCAGTACATGAGGCGAAAAAACCACACGCACCAGCAGGACATCGACGACCTGAAGAGGCAGAACGCTCTGCTGGAGCAGCAAG TTCGCGCTCTGGAGAAGGTGAAGGGCTCCACCCAGCTCCAGGCCAACTACTCGTCCTCCGACAGCAGCTTGTACACCAACCCCAAAGGCAGCGCCGTGTCGGCGTTCGACGGGGGCTCCGACTCCAGCTCCGAGTCAGAGGCCGAGGAGCCCCCCAACAGGAAGAAGCTGCGCGTGGAGGCCACCTAG
- the max gene encoding protein max isoform X4, whose product MSDNDDIEVDSDADKRAHHNALERKRRDHIKDSFHSLRDSVPALQGEKVGKAQPDRSSGTQMTHQSTKQASRAQILDKATEYIQYMRRKNHTHQQDIDDLKRQNALLEQQVRALEKVKGSTQLQANYSSSDSSLYTNPKGSAVSAFDGGSDSSSESEAEEPPNRKKLRVEAT is encoded by the exons ATGAGCGATAACGATGATATCGAAGTCGACAGTGAC GCAGACAAACGGGCACACCACAATGCGCTGGAGCGCAAGCGTAGGGACCACATCAAAGACAGCTTTCACAGCCTCCGGGACTCGGTACCTGCCCTTCAGGGAGAAAAGGTTGGTAAAGCTCAGCCTGACAGGTCCTCAGGCACACAAATGACTCAT CAGTCTACCAAACAGGCGTCTCGAGCTCAAATCCTAGACAAAGCCACAGAGTACATCCAGTACATGAGGCGAAAAAACCACACGCACCAGCAGGACATCGACGACCTGAAGAGGCAGAACGCTCTGCTGGAGCAGCAAG TTCGCGCTCTGGAGAAGGTGAAGGGCTCCACCCAGCTCCAGGCCAACTACTCGTCCTCCGACAGCAGCTTGTACACCAACCCCAAAGGCAGCGCCGTGTCGGCGTTCGACGGGGGCTCCGACTCCAGCTCCGAGTCAGAGGCCGAGGAGCCCCCCAACAGGAAGAAGCTGCGCGTGGAGGCCACCTAG
- the max gene encoding protein max isoform X8 has product MSDNDDIEVDSDEDSPRYHSVADKRAHHNALERKRRDHIKDSFHSLRDSVPALQGEKASRAQILDKATEYIQYMRRKNHTHQQDIDDLKRQNALLEQQVRALEKVKGSTQLQANYSSSDSSLYTNPKGSAVSAFDGGSDSSSESEAEEPPNRKKLRVEAT; this is encoded by the exons ATGAGCGATAACGATGATATCGAAGTCGACAGTGAC GAAGACTCGCCGAGATATCACTCTGTG GCAGACAAACGGGCACACCACAATGCGCTGGAGCGCAAGCGTAGGGACCACATCAAAGACAGCTTTCACAGCCTCCGGGACTCGGTACCTGCCCTTCAGGGAGAAAAG GCGTCTCGAGCTCAAATCCTAGACAAAGCCACAGAGTACATCCAGTACATGAGGCGAAAAAACCACACGCACCAGCAGGACATCGACGACCTGAAGAGGCAGAACGCTCTGCTGGAGCAGCAAG TTCGCGCTCTGGAGAAGGTGAAGGGCTCCACCCAGCTCCAGGCCAACTACTCGTCCTCCGACAGCAGCTTGTACACCAACCCCAAAGGCAGCGCCGTGTCGGCGTTCGACGGGGGCTCCGACTCCAGCTCCGAGTCAGAGGCCGAGGAGCCCCCCAACAGGAAGAAGCTGCGCGTGGAGGCCACCTAG
- the max gene encoding protein max isoform X7 codes for MSDNDDIEVDSDEDSPRYHSVADKRAHHNALERKRRDHIKDSFHSLRDSVPALQGEKSTKQASRAQILDKATEYIQYMRRKNHTHQQDIDDLKRQNALLEQQVRALEKVKGSTQLQANYSSSDSSLYTNPKGSAVSAFDGGSDSSSESEAEEPPNRKKLRVEAT; via the exons ATGAGCGATAACGATGATATCGAAGTCGACAGTGAC GAAGACTCGCCGAGATATCACTCTGTG GCAGACAAACGGGCACACCACAATGCGCTGGAGCGCAAGCGTAGGGACCACATCAAAGACAGCTTTCACAGCCTCCGGGACTCGGTACCTGCCCTTCAGGGAGAAAAG TCTACCAAACAGGCGTCTCGAGCTCAAATCCTAGACAAAGCCACAGAGTACATCCAGTACATGAGGCGAAAAAACCACACGCACCAGCAGGACATCGACGACCTGAAGAGGCAGAACGCTCTGCTGGAGCAGCAAG TTCGCGCTCTGGAGAAGGTGAAGGGCTCCACCCAGCTCCAGGCCAACTACTCGTCCTCCGACAGCAGCTTGTACACCAACCCCAAAGGCAGCGCCGTGTCGGCGTTCGACGGGGGCTCCGACTCCAGCTCCGAGTCAGAGGCCGAGGAGCCCCCCAACAGGAAGAAGCTGCGCGTGGAGGCCACCTAG
- the max gene encoding protein max isoform X2, with product MSDNDDIEVDSDEDSPRYHSVADKRAHHNALERKRRDHIKDSFHSLRDSVPALQGEKVGKAQPDRSSGTQMTHSTKQASRAQILDKATEYIQYMRRKNHTHQQDIDDLKRQNALLEQQVRALEKVKGSTQLQANYSSSDSSLYTNPKGSAVSAFDGGSDSSSESEAEEPPNRKKLRVEAT from the exons ATGAGCGATAACGATGATATCGAAGTCGACAGTGAC GAAGACTCGCCGAGATATCACTCTGTG GCAGACAAACGGGCACACCACAATGCGCTGGAGCGCAAGCGTAGGGACCACATCAAAGACAGCTTTCACAGCCTCCGGGACTCGGTACCTGCCCTTCAGGGAGAAAAGGTTGGTAAAGCTCAGCCTGACAGGTCCTCAGGCACACAAATGACTCAT TCTACCAAACAGGCGTCTCGAGCTCAAATCCTAGACAAAGCCACAGAGTACATCCAGTACATGAGGCGAAAAAACCACACGCACCAGCAGGACATCGACGACCTGAAGAGGCAGAACGCTCTGCTGGAGCAGCAAG TTCGCGCTCTGGAGAAGGTGAAGGGCTCCACCCAGCTCCAGGCCAACTACTCGTCCTCCGACAGCAGCTTGTACACCAACCCCAAAGGCAGCGCCGTGTCGGCGTTCGACGGGGGCTCCGACTCCAGCTCCGAGTCAGAGGCCGAGGAGCCCCCCAACAGGAAGAAGCTGCGCGTGGAGGCCACCTAG
- the max gene encoding protein max isoform X3 — protein sequence MSDNDDIEVDSDEDSPRYHSVADKRAHHNALERKRRDHIKDSFHSLRDSVPALQGEKVGKAQPDRSSGTQMTHASRAQILDKATEYIQYMRRKNHTHQQDIDDLKRQNALLEQQVRALEKVKGSTQLQANYSSSDSSLYTNPKGSAVSAFDGGSDSSSESEAEEPPNRKKLRVEAT from the exons ATGAGCGATAACGATGATATCGAAGTCGACAGTGAC GAAGACTCGCCGAGATATCACTCTGTG GCAGACAAACGGGCACACCACAATGCGCTGGAGCGCAAGCGTAGGGACCACATCAAAGACAGCTTTCACAGCCTCCGGGACTCGGTACCTGCCCTTCAGGGAGAAAAGGTTGGTAAAGCTCAGCCTGACAGGTCCTCAGGCACACAAATGACTCAT GCGTCTCGAGCTCAAATCCTAGACAAAGCCACAGAGTACATCCAGTACATGAGGCGAAAAAACCACACGCACCAGCAGGACATCGACGACCTGAAGAGGCAGAACGCTCTGCTGGAGCAGCAAG TTCGCGCTCTGGAGAAGGTGAAGGGCTCCACCCAGCTCCAGGCCAACTACTCGTCCTCCGACAGCAGCTTGTACACCAACCCCAAAGGCAGCGCCGTGTCGGCGTTCGACGGGGGCTCCGACTCCAGCTCCGAGTCAGAGGCCGAGGAGCCCCCCAACAGGAAGAAGCTGCGCGTGGAGGCCACCTAG
- the max gene encoding protein max isoform X6 yields the protein MSDNDDIEVDSDEDSPRYHSVADKRAHHNALERKRRDHIKDSFHSLRDSVPALQGEKQSTKQASRAQILDKATEYIQYMRRKNHTHQQDIDDLKRQNALLEQQVRALEKVKGSTQLQANYSSSDSSLYTNPKGSAVSAFDGGSDSSSESEAEEPPNRKKLRVEAT from the exons ATGAGCGATAACGATGATATCGAAGTCGACAGTGAC GAAGACTCGCCGAGATATCACTCTGTG GCAGACAAACGGGCACACCACAATGCGCTGGAGCGCAAGCGTAGGGACCACATCAAAGACAGCTTTCACAGCCTCCGGGACTCGGTACCTGCCCTTCAGGGAGAAAAG CAGTCTACCAAACAGGCGTCTCGAGCTCAAATCCTAGACAAAGCCACAGAGTACATCCAGTACATGAGGCGAAAAAACCACACGCACCAGCAGGACATCGACGACCTGAAGAGGCAGAACGCTCTGCTGGAGCAGCAAG TTCGCGCTCTGGAGAAGGTGAAGGGCTCCACCCAGCTCCAGGCCAACTACTCGTCCTCCGACAGCAGCTTGTACACCAACCCCAAAGGCAGCGCCGTGTCGGCGTTCGACGGGGGCTCCGACTCCAGCTCCGAGTCAGAGGCCGAGGAGCCCCCCAACAGGAAGAAGCTGCGCGTGGAGGCCACCTAG
- the max gene encoding protein max isoform X11, with protein MGEILSRADKRAHHNALERKRRDHIKDSFHSLRDSVPALQGEKQSTKQASRAQILDKATEYIQYMRRKNHTHQQDIDDLKRQNALLEQQVRALEKVKGSTQLQANYSSSDSSLYTNPKGSAVSAFDGGSDSSSESEAEEPPNRKKLRVEAT; from the exons ATGGGTGAAATTTTAAGCCGG GCAGACAAACGGGCACACCACAATGCGCTGGAGCGCAAGCGTAGGGACCACATCAAAGACAGCTTTCACAGCCTCCGGGACTCGGTACCTGCCCTTCAGGGAGAAAAG CAGTCTACCAAACAGGCGTCTCGAGCTCAAATCCTAGACAAAGCCACAGAGTACATCCAGTACATGAGGCGAAAAAACCACACGCACCAGCAGGACATCGACGACCTGAAGAGGCAGAACGCTCTGCTGGAGCAGCAAG TTCGCGCTCTGGAGAAGGTGAAGGGCTCCACCCAGCTCCAGGCCAACTACTCGTCCTCCGACAGCAGCTTGTACACCAACCCCAAAGGCAGCGCCGTGTCGGCGTTCGACGGGGGCTCCGACTCCAGCTCCGAGTCAGAGGCCGAGGAGCCCCCCAACAGGAAGAAGCTGCGCGTGGAGGCCACCTAG
- the max gene encoding protein max isoform X14: MGEILSRADKRAHHNALERKRRDHIKDSFHSLRDSVPALQGEKASRAQILDKATEYIQYMRRKNHTHQQDIDDLKRQNALLEQQVRALEKVKGSTQLQANYSSSDSSLYTNPKGSAVSAFDGGSDSSSESEAEEPPNRKKLRVEAT, from the exons ATGGGTGAAATTTTAAGCCGG GCAGACAAACGGGCACACCACAATGCGCTGGAGCGCAAGCGTAGGGACCACATCAAAGACAGCTTTCACAGCCTCCGGGACTCGGTACCTGCCCTTCAGGGAGAAAAG GCGTCTCGAGCTCAAATCCTAGACAAAGCCACAGAGTACATCCAGTACATGAGGCGAAAAAACCACACGCACCAGCAGGACATCGACGACCTGAAGAGGCAGAACGCTCTGCTGGAGCAGCAAG TTCGCGCTCTGGAGAAGGTGAAGGGCTCCACCCAGCTCCAGGCCAACTACTCGTCCTCCGACAGCAGCTTGTACACCAACCCCAAAGGCAGCGCCGTGTCGGCGTTCGACGGGGGCTCCGACTCCAGCTCCGAGTCAGAGGCCGAGGAGCCCCCCAACAGGAAGAAGCTGCGCGTGGAGGCCACCTAG
- the max gene encoding protein max isoform X13, with amino-acid sequence MGEILSRADKRAHHNALERKRRDHIKDSFHSLRDSVPALQGEKSTKQASRAQILDKATEYIQYMRRKNHTHQQDIDDLKRQNALLEQQVRALEKVKGSTQLQANYSSSDSSLYTNPKGSAVSAFDGGSDSSSESEAEEPPNRKKLRVEAT; translated from the exons ATGGGTGAAATTTTAAGCCGG GCAGACAAACGGGCACACCACAATGCGCTGGAGCGCAAGCGTAGGGACCACATCAAAGACAGCTTTCACAGCCTCCGGGACTCGGTACCTGCCCTTCAGGGAGAAAAG TCTACCAAACAGGCGTCTCGAGCTCAAATCCTAGACAAAGCCACAGAGTACATCCAGTACATGAGGCGAAAAAACCACACGCACCAGCAGGACATCGACGACCTGAAGAGGCAGAACGCTCTGCTGGAGCAGCAAG TTCGCGCTCTGGAGAAGGTGAAGGGCTCCACCCAGCTCCAGGCCAACTACTCGTCCTCCGACAGCAGCTTGTACACCAACCCCAAAGGCAGCGCCGTGTCGGCGTTCGACGGGGGCTCCGACTCCAGCTCCGAGTCAGAGGCCGAGGAGCCCCCCAACAGGAAGAAGCTGCGCGTGGAGGCCACCTAG